The DNA sequence GCGCACCCTCCTGATCGACTCCGCACCCAGCGCGTTTCCGAGGATTCTCGCACTCGCGATCGCGACCGCACGGCAAAACTCATCGGTGCGCCACGACGTCGGCAATGCCGGGTTGCCCGGATCGTGGCAGGATCGCCCCTTATGCGATTGACCCCGCACGAGCAGGAACGGCTGCTCATCTCGTATGCGGCGGAATTGGCGCGCCGCCGCCAGTCCCGAGGCCTGCGCCTCAACCATCCCGAAGCGATCGCGATGATCACCGATCATCTCCTGGAAGGTGCCCGTGACGGCCGCACCGTCTCGGAATTGATGGCCAGCGGCCGCGAGGTGCTCGGGCGTGACGATGTCATGGACGGCGTGCCCGAGATGATCCCGGATGTCCAGGTGGAGGCAACTTTTCCTGACGGCACGAAACTCGTTACTGTGCATCACCCGATCGGATGAGCCACATGATTCCCGGCGAATACCTCTTCGCGCCAGACGCCATCGAACTCAACGCTGGTGCGACCGTCATCGAGCTCGACGTCGTCAACACCGGCGACCGTCCGGTACAGGTGGGCAGCCACGTCCACTTCCCTCAATCCAACCCGGCACTTGATTTCGACCGGGAGGCCGCGCATGGGCACCGCTTACATATTCCCGCTGGTACCGCGGTTCGCTTTGAACCCGGTGTCGCCCAGAAGGTTCGGCTGGTGCCCTTGCGCGGTCGCCGTGAAGTGCACGGACTGACGCTCGATGCTCCGGGGCGGCTGGATGGCGGTGAACCCGCATGACCCGGCTGTCGCGGGAGCATTACGCCAAGCTGTACGGACCGACGACGGGTGACCGCATCCGATTGGCCGATACCGATCTGCTCATCGAGATCACCGAAGACCGATGTGGCGGTCCCGGATTGGCGGGCGAAGAGGCAGTCTTCGGCGGTGGCAAGGTGCTGCGCGAGTCGATGGGGCAGAGCCGTCTCACCCGCGCCGAAGGAGCACCCGACACCGTCATCACCGGCGCTGTCATCATCGACCACTGGGGGATCATCAAGGCCGACATTGGCATTCGGGACGGCCGAATCGTCGGCATCGGCAAGGCAGGCAACCCGGACATCATGGACGGGGTTCATCCCCAGCTGATAGTCGGCCCGTCCACCGAGATCATCGCCGGCAATGACCGGATCGTCACGGCGGGCGGCATCGACTGTCACGTCCATTTCATCTGCCCGCAGCTGGTCGACGAGGCCATCGGTGGTGGCATCACCACCATGATCGGGGGTGGCACCGGCCCCGCGGAGGGCAGCAAGGCCACCACGGTGACGCCCGGCGCATGGCATCTGGGCCGGATGTTGCAAGCACTCGACAGCTGGCCGGTGAACGTGCTGCTGCTGGGCAAGGGCAACACCGTAAACCCCGAATCGATGTGGGAGCAATTGCGCGGCGGTGCGGCAGGTTTCAAGCTGCATGAGGACTGGGGCACCACGCCCGCGGTGATCGATGCCTGCCTGCGCGTCGCGGATGAGGCGGATGTTCAGGTCGCCCTGCACTCGGACACCCTCAACGAAACAGGTTTTGTCGAAGGCACTTTGGAGGCGATCGCGGGACGCGCGATCCACGCTTACCACACCGAGGGCGCCGGTGGAGGCCATGCTCCAGACATCATTACCGTGGCCAGCCACCCGAATGTGATGCCCAGCTCCACCAATCCCACGCGCCCACACACCGTCAACACTCTCGACGAGCATCTCGACATGCTCATGGTCTGCCACCATCTCAATGCCGCCGTGCCGGAGGATCTTGCCTTCGCCGAGAGCCGGATTCGTCCGTCCACGATCGCGGCCGAGGACCTACTGCACGATATCGGTGCCATCTCGATGATCGGCAGTGACAGCCAGGCCATGGGGCGTATCGGCGAAGTGGTGATGCGCACCTGGCAGACCGCGCACGTCATGAAGAAGCGCCGCGGCGCGCTGGAAGGGGACCCTGCCGGAGCCAAGGGTAACGACAACAACCGGGTCCGCCGGTATGTCGCGAAATACACCATCTGCCCGGCGATTACCCACGGCATCGATCACGAGCTGGGTTCCATCGAAGTCGGCAAGCTGGCCGATCTGGTGTTGTGGGAACCGGCGTTCTTCGGGGTCCGGCCGCACGTGGTCATCAAGGGCGGTGCCATCGCGTGGGCGGCCATGGGTGATGCCAATGCCTCCATTCCCACCCCGCAGCCCGTGCTGCCTCGGCCCATGTTCGGCGCGATGCCCAACGTGGCACCGGGGTTGGCCGTGCATTTCGTCTCGCCGACGGCCATCGAGGACGACCTCGCCGCGCGGCTTGCGCTGCGGCGCAGACTGGTTCCCACTCGCAATGTCCGCCATCGCGGCAAGGCCGACCTGCCCTTGAACAACGCGATGCCGGACATCCGAGTGGATCCGGATACCTTCACCGTACGTATCGACGGCGAGGTGTGGCAGGAGCAGCCGGCCACCGAACTGCCCATGGCGCAACGGTATTTCCTGTTCTGATGGGGTCTACCGATGCGTCTGCGACGTCCGCCCTGCTGCTGTCACTGGCTGATTCCCGATTGCCGACCGGGTCGCATGTGCATTCCGGCGGGGTGGAAGAGGCCATAGCCCAGGGGCTCGTGCGGGACGGTGCGACGCTCAATGCCTATCTACGGCGCCGCATCCGGACTCATGGCCTTGTCGCGGCGTCCATCGCTGCCGCCATCACGTCGGGGCGGCTGGATCCGGTGCGTGCGGATGCCGAAACGGACGCACGCACGCCGTCGCAGGCCGCGCGAGAGGCCTCCCGCGCCCAGGGCCGCGGACTCAAGCGCCTGGCCGGGAGCGCCTGGCCGCATATCGATTGGCCCGCGCACGGCCGGCAGCCACATCTGGCCGTGGTGTACGGCATCATGGGCGCGGCAGCAGGTTTGTCGGGCCGCGATATCGCCCTCGTCGTCGTGTACACGACCCTGACCGGGTCGGCCACGGCAGGACAGCGACTGCTGGCTCTGGACCCGGCGGAGGTAGCGGTCGGCACCCTGGCCCTGACGGGACTGTGTGAGGAGACCGCGACACTGGCCAGTTCCGGGCTGGCCTGCCTGTCGGACCCGCTCCTGGATGTGCTCGCCGAGCAGCATCTCACACGCGAACGCCCGCTGTTTGTTTCGTAGTTCTTAGGGTTTTAGGCTTTTCACGCACAACCACGATTGGATCAACATGCCACCGCACCTCCTCGACGGCCAGCCCCATCAGCACATCGACAGGCCGCGCCGGGTCCGTCAACCGGGGGAGCCGCTGCGCATCGGGATCGGCGGGCCGGTGGGGTCGGGTAAAACCGCGCTGGTTGCCGCGCTGTGCCGCACGCTGCGCGACGAGATCTCGGTGGCGGTGCTGACCAACGACATCTACACCACCGAGGATGCCGACTTTCTGCGCCGCCACGCGGTACTTCCCGATGAGCGCATCACCGCGGTGCAGACCGGCGGCTGCCCGCACACCGCGATCCGCGACGACATCACCGCGAACCTGGATGCCATCGAGGATCTCATCGCGACCAATGATCCACTCGACCTGATCCTCGTCGAATCGGGTGGCGATAACCTGACCGCCACCTTCTCCTCGGGCCTGATCGACGTGCAGATTTTCGTGGTCGACGTCGCCGGTGGTGACAAGGTGCCACGCAAAGGCGGTCCCGGCGTTACCTTCTCGGACCTGCTGGTCATCAACAAGACCGATCTTGCACCCATGGTGGGGGCCGATTTGGGCGTGATGGCCCGTGATGCGGCGGCGGTACGCGAAGGCCGGCCTACCGCGATGATCTCGTTGACCGAGGACCCGACGGCCGCCGAGGTGTTGGCGTGGGTGCGGCACCATCTGGATCATGCGCACTGACGTCGAGATCATTGCGGAGAAGGGCCGACTCCCACGCTTGCGCTGTTCAGGAAGCCTGCAGTGCCGACTGACCGACGCCGATACCGTGCACCTGGTCGGCGTGGCGGCGAGTCCGCTTGGTGGCGACGAGATCTCGGTGCGCATCGAAGTCGGTGAAGGGGTGCTGTTGCGAGTGCGGTCCGTGGCGGCCGCGGTGGCCCTGCCCGGCCGCGACACCCTTCAGTCCTCGACGGCGTGGGACTGTTCGGTGGCGGGCGGGCTGGACCTCGACCCGGCGCCCACCATCGTGGCGGCCACCGCCTCTCACCACTCTCACGTCACCGTTCGCGGATCGGTTAATGCGAGCCTGCGGCTGCGCGAGCGCGTGCAGATCGGCAGGACAGGGGAGTCGTCGGGATTCTGGACCGGCCAGCTCGACGCGGATATCGACGATCGGCCGCTACTACGTCATCGTGTCGAACTCGGCGCCGGATCGGTGACCGATGACGAACTCGGTCGCCCTCTCGCACTGATCAGCGAATTGTGCTACCCCGCAATGGATTCCACGCCGCCCAGTCCGGTCGACGCCACCGTACTACGCCTCGCGGGTGACGCCACCCTGCTTACCTGGCAGGGGCGGCGTCTTCCGTCGGACTAACCCTGACTAGCTCGCGGCCTTTTCCTCTTGCGGCTGCGCGATGGCATCCTCGTCGCCGTTCTTCTCGGCGACGAGTTCCTCAAGCTGATCCAGGCGTGTTCGCGCCCAGGCCTGCTGTTCGGTGATGGCCATCTGCCCGCGTGAGCGCGTGATGAAGGCGATGGACCACAGGATCAGCGTCACCAGCCGGTTCTTGAAGCCAACGAGGTAGACGAGGTGCAGTGCCAACCACATGACCCACGCGATGAACCCGCTGAACTCCAACCGGCCGATCTTGCACACCGCGCTGTATCGCGACACGGTGGCCATCGAACCCTTGTCGAAGAACTTGAACGGGGGGCGTTCTGTGGCGCTACGCCCCTTCAGCTCGGCCTTGATCTGCTTGGCCGCATAGCGCCCACCCTGAATGGCGCCCTGGGCGACACCGGGCACACCGTCGACCGCCATCATGTCGCCGACCACGAAGACGTTCGGGTGACCCGGAATCGAGAGGTCCGAACCGACCTTCACGCGTCCGGCGCGGTCCAGCTCGACACCCGACTGCTCGGCCAGGTTCTTGCCCAGGGGGCTCGCGGACACGCCTGCCGACCACACCTTGCACCAGGATTCGATGCGTTCCACGGTGCCGTCGGAATGCTTGACGGTCAGTCCGTTGCGGTCCACATCGGTGACCATGGCGCCCAACTGGATCTCAACACCGAGCTTCTCCAAACGCTTGCGCGCCTTGTCTCCCAGCTTTGGGCCGAAGGGCGGCAGTACCGCCGTCGCGGCATCGAGCAGGATGACCCGGGCATCGGTGGGATCGATGTTCCGGAAGGTGCCCTTGAGGGTCTCGTTGGCCAGTTCGGCGATCTGCCCGGCCATCTCGACACCGGTCGGACCGGCACCCACCACCGTGAAGGTCATCAGCTTGCGGCGCCGGACGGGGTCACTGGAGCGTTCGGCCTGCTCGAAGGCGCCCAGAATGCGGCCGCGCAGCTCCAGAGCGTCATCGATGGACTTCATACCCGGAGCCCACTCGGCGAAGTGGTCGTTCCCGAAGTAGGACTGACCCGCACCCGCGGCGACGATCAGGCTGTCGTACGGCGTGGAGTAGTCATGCCCGAGCAGCGAGGAATGAACGACCTGATTCTCCAGATCGATGCTGGTCACATCGCCGAGAACCACCTGCGCGTTGTCCTGGTCCTTCAAGATCTGGCGCGTCGGGGGAGCGATCTCCCCTTCGGAGATGATCCCGGTGGCCACTTGGTACAGCAGCGGCTGGAACAGATGGTGGGTGGTGCGCGCGATCAGCGTGACGTCGACGTTGGCACGTTTGAGGGTCTTCGCGGCGGTCAGGCCGCCGAACCCCGACCCGATGATGACGACCCGGTGTGTCGGTGTCAGCGCGTCCTTGATCTTGGGCTTCGGATTGGCCTCGGCAGGCGCCGCAGAGCTGGCGGCGTCTGGTGTCGTGCTCATCGATCACTCCTCATCGAATGGTGTCTCAACTGGGCTTATTCACCTTGTCTGACACTTGGTGCAACACCCCAACCGTAGTCGGGATTTCCCCTCACGTCGCGTCAGTTAGTTTAGCGAAATATCTCACATACCCTGCGGTCGCCAGCCTGGATCACGTCCCGACATGGCGAGCATGTGATCGAACTGTGGGGCATCCGGGGAAACCGCCCGCTGCGGGCCGAACAAACCCGGAATTCCGTCGTCGGAGGCGAGTGCACTGATGAACTCGTACAGGCCCGGATCGGTGCCCACCGGTAGGTCAAACGGCTGCCCGGTCGCGGCCGCCAAATCCCAGCCGTGCAGTACCAGTTCGTCGAGGGCCACCATCGCCACCTGGTCATGGCGCATGACGGTTCCCGCGATGGTCGACTCGCCATCCCATGACCGAGGCTGCGCCCAGGTCTCGACGAGGTCGGCGAGACGTTGCGGCAACAAGGTCCGCCACTGCGGATCAAGGTCCTCGGTGAACGACGGGCCGGAGAGGTCGATACCGAGAGCCGCGGCCTCCTCGGGTTGGACGACGTACCGGAAGGCCGTCGACAGACCCATCAGGTGATTCAGCAGCGCACGCACCGTGAGTTCGGCGCGCAGGGAGTCGAGTTGTCCAGCGCGTCGTCCGACACCCCGGGAAGAAGCGCCTCCACGGCGGTAGCGGCAGGTTTCAAGCTGAACGGCGCGTCCATATCCCACATCCTGCCGAAGGATCGCGCGAGAGAGACCGAATCCGTCCGACTAGTCCTTGAACAGCGGGCGAAGAGTGTTGCCGATCAGTTCCACCACGCCGGGGACGTGCCCGTTCACGGTTGCGTTGAGGGTCACGGAGTCGATTCCCTGATCCAGAATCCGGGTTTGCACCTGCTCGGCGATTTCCTCCGGGCTACCCACCAGGGTGCGTCCGAGTACCTGCGCCCGGACATCCTCGGGCAGGGTCTCCAGGTCAAGACCGTTTTTACGCAGCTGCTCAGCAGCCAGCTTCCACGCCGTCGCCGAGTCGTCATCGATGAACACCGAGAAGAAGGCAGAGGTCTCCAGTGTGGCCGGGTCACGCCCCGCCTCCTCGCAGCGCTGTCTTAGCACCGACAGCTTGTGCGGGATCTCATCCAGCGAGCTGAGCAGATTGAGGTGATCGGCGTATTTGACCGCCAGACCGAACGTCTTCTTCTCGCCGCTGCCGCCGATCATGATCGGTATGTTCGGGCGGATCCGCGGTTCGTTCAGCGCCGTCTCGGCGCGGTAGTACTTGCCTTCGAAGGTGGGGCGCTCACCGCGGAGCATGGGCGCAATGATCTCGAGCGCCTCGCTCAACCGCTCGAAGCGGTCGGTGAATGTGCCGAAATCGAACCCGAGCTGCTGGTGTTCCAGCTCGAACCATCCCGCACCGATGCCCAGGATCGCTCGTCCACCGCTGACCACGTCGAGCGTGGTGACGGCCTTCGCGAGCAGGGTCGGGTTTCGGTAGGTGTTGCCGGTGACCAGCGTGGACAGCTGAATGGTGCTGGTGGCACTCGCCAATGCGCCCAGGGCGGTGTAGGCCTCCAGCATGGGCTGATCAGGGGTGCCGATCATGGGCAGCTGATAGAAGTGATCCATCAGGAAGACCGTGTCGAAACCCGACGCCTCCGCTTCGCGCGCCTGATTGACGACGGTGGGGAAGAGTTCGGCAACGCTGGTGCCGTAGGAGAAATTGGGGATCTGATATCCGAGCCGAATGGTCACTCGGCCAGCCTACGCGCGATGCGCCAATGCGGCATTACGGTCTTGCCGCGCAAGGCAATTCGAGGATCTGGAGCTGGAGTGCGCTCCAGCTCCAGATTAGCTGACGCCGGCGGGGACGCCGCGGCTGACGTGCAGGGTCTGACCGGTGATGTGCCGCGCCTGGGGGCTGGTGAGGAACAACGCCAGCCGGGCGATCTCGGCGCCGACCAGATCTTGCGCATCCTCGGCGCTGTCGAGGCCGTCGTAGTTGGCTTCGGCCGATTGCCCGGGTGCGATGGTGTTGATGGTGATCCCGCGGGTGCCCATCCGCTCGGCCTGCTCGGCGGTCCACGCCGAGAGTGCGGCCTTGGCGGCAGTGGTTGCGCCCGATCGGTCACGAGTGCCCAATGTGCACAGGTTGACGATGGCCGCACCGGAACGCAGGTGGTCTCCGATGGCCTGCACCGTCAGCACGGCGGTCAGCACGCTGGACTCGTACCGCGACAGCCAAGCCTCTCCGGTGTCGGTGAGGGTGCCCAGATGCGGGCCGGGCTCGCTCCAGACCGGGTTGGGGATGTTGACGATGGCATCGAGGTGCTGGGGGAACAGCTCGAGGTTCTCCTCCAGGCTGTCCGGGTCCGAGTTATCGCACACGATGGCGTCGACCTCGAGTTCCTTGGCGGCGATCTCCAACTCATCGGCGTTGGGGCCGGTGATGACAACCCGATGGCCGGCGTTGCGGAACTCCGCCGCCACCGCCCGGCCGACCTCGTTAACCGCTCCGGTTACCAGTACGTCCATGGCGGTACCTTCCTTACCTTCCTGAAAGCCTTACCAATCCGCACCTGAAGCCAGGCCTGATCAGCTTGATCGTGACACAACCCGGACCTCATACCCCGGATTTGGTGGCCGGGTCGCACGGGTTTGACGCCCAATATTACTGGACGGTAGCAATACCCTCGACCACCGTATATCGCCCGGGCGACCGCTAGGGTTGTGGCGGTGACCAGCAGAGCGTGGATTCTCCCGACCAGCAGCGCGTGGAAACTTCTCGCCGCGGTTCTCCTCACGGGTTCGCTGGCCATGTCCGGCTGCGGCTCACGAACGACACCCGCCGACGGCGCGACGAACTCGTCGGCGGGCCCCGAGGCTGCCGCTGTCCGGCTACACGTACTGGCCGCCGCGTCGCTGCGCAAGGCGTTCACCGAGATCGGGAAGTCTTTCGAATCTACCCACGCCGGAACCACGGTCGAGTTCACCTTTGCCGGCTCCTCGGACCTGGTCACGCAGCTCAGCCAAGGCGCCGAGGCCGACCTACTGGCCACCGCGGACTCGGCCAACATGGACAAGGCATGGAAGGCGCATGCGGTGATCAATCCCGTCGACTTCGCCGCCAACTCGCTCACGATCGTTGCCGCCCCGGGTAATCCGAAGGGCATCGCGACCTTCGCCGACCTGGCGCGTCCGGGTCTCGACGTAGTGGTGTGCGCGCCGCAGGTACCGTGCGGTGCGGCCGCCGCCACGGCCTCCAAAGAGACTGGAGTGCAACTGAATCCGGTCAGCGAAGAGTCCTCGGTGACCGACGTGCTCAACAAGGTGATCGCGGGGCAAGCCGACGCCGGTCTGGTGTATGTCACCGATGCCAAGGCCGCCGGTGACAAGGTCACCGCCGTCACGTTTCCCGGGGCGCAGTCCATCGTCAACACCTATCCGATTGCGGTGACCACAAATTCACGCAATCCGGAACGCGCGAACCAGTTCATCGAAACCGTCACCGGGGACGTCGGACACAAGACTCTGGCGGCGGCGGGGTTCTCCGCGCCGTGACTCCGGCGCCCGGTCTGCCCCGGTGGGTCTATCTGCCGGCGGCCATCGGGGCGGTGCTCATCGTGCTGCCACTGCTGGCACTCGTGGTGAAGGCCGACTGGGTGCAGTTCCCGGCGCTGGTCACGAGCCCCGCCTCGCGGGCGGCGCTGGCGCTGAGCCTCAGGACATGCCTCGCGAGCACTGCGCTGTGCCTGCTGTTGGGGGTGCCGCTGGCCCTCGTGTTGGCCCGCGGGCCCGGGTGGCTGTCCCGGCTGCTGCGCCCGTTGATTCTGCTGCCCCTGGTGCTGCCACCGGTCGTCGGCGGTATCGCGCTGCTCTATGCCTTCGGCAAGCTGGGACTACTCGGGCACTACCTTGACGCCGCCGGAATCCGAATAGCGTTTTCCACCTCCGCCGTGGTGCTGGCACAGACCTTCGTATCGCTGCCGTTCCTCGTCATCAGCCTTGAGGGTGCGCTGGTTACG is a window from the Mycobacteroides salmoniphilum genome containing:
- a CDS encoding LLM class F420-dependent oxidoreductase translates to MTIRLGYQIPNFSYGTSVAELFPTVVNQAREAEASGFDTVFLMDHFYQLPMIGTPDQPMLEAYTALGALASATSTIQLSTLVTGNTYRNPTLLAKAVTTLDVVSGGRAILGIGAGWFELEHQQLGFDFGTFTDRFERLSEALEIIAPMLRGERPTFEGKYYRAETALNEPRIRPNIPIMIGGSGEKKTFGLAVKYADHLNLLSSLDEIPHKLSVLRQRCEEAGRDPATLETSAFFSVFIDDDSATAWKLAAEQLRKNGLDLETLPEDVRAQVLGRTLVGSPEEIAEQVQTRILDQGIDSVTLNATVNGHVPGVVELIGNTLRPLFKD
- a CDS encoding NAD(P)/FAD-dependent oxidoreductase, whose amino-acid sequence is MSTTPDAASSAAPAEANPKPKIKDALTPTHRVVIIGSGFGGLTAAKTLKRANVDVTLIARTTHHLFQPLLYQVATGIISEGEIAPPTRQILKDQDNAQVVLGDVTSIDLENQVVHSSLLGHDYSTPYDSLIVAAGAGQSYFGNDHFAEWAPGMKSIDDALELRGRILGAFEQAERSSDPVRRRKLMTFTVVGAGPTGVEMAGQIAELANETLKGTFRNIDPTDARVILLDAATAVLPPFGPKLGDKARKRLEKLGVEIQLGAMVTDVDRNGLTVKHSDGTVERIESWCKVWSAGVSASPLGKNLAEQSGVELDRAGRVKVGSDLSIPGHPNVFVVGDMMAVDGVPGVAQGAIQGGRYAAKQIKAELKGRSATERPPFKFFDKGSMATVSRYSAVCKIGRLEFSGFIAWVMWLALHLVYLVGFKNRLVTLILWSIAFITRSRGQMAITEQQAWARTRLDQLEELVAEKNGDEDAIAQPQEEKAAS
- a CDS encoding urease accessory protein UreD, which gives rise to MRTDVEIIAEKGRLPRLRCSGSLQCRLTDADTVHLVGVAASPLGGDEISVRIEVGEGVLLRVRSVAAAVALPGRDTLQSSTAWDCSVAGGLDLDPAPTIVAATASHHSHVTVRGSVNASLRLRERVQIGRTGESSGFWTGQLDADIDDRPLLRHRVELGAGSVTDDELGRPLALISELCYPAMDSTPPSPVDATVLRLAGDATLLTWQGRRLPSD
- a CDS encoding ABC transporter permease — translated: MTPAPGLPRWVYLPAAIGAVLIVLPLLALVVKADWVQFPALVTSPASRAALALSLRTCLASTALCLLLGVPLALVLARGPGWLSRLLRPLILLPLVLPPVVGGIALLYAFGKLGLLGHYLDAAGIRIAFSTSAVVLAQTFVSLPFLVISLEGALVTTGERYDHVAASLGAPPTTVLRRVSLPLVMPALISGTVLAFARSLGEFGATLTFAGSRQGVTRTLPLEIYLQRESDAQAAVALSLLLAAVAAVVLAVVGARTWRPDGWRR
- a CDS encoding urease subunit alpha, translated to MTRLSREHYAKLYGPTTGDRIRLADTDLLIEITEDRCGGPGLAGEEAVFGGGKVLRESMGQSRLTRAEGAPDTVITGAVIIDHWGIIKADIGIRDGRIVGIGKAGNPDIMDGVHPQLIVGPSTEIIAGNDRIVTAGGIDCHVHFICPQLVDEAIGGGITTMIGGGTGPAEGSKATTVTPGAWHLGRMLQALDSWPVNVLLLGKGNTVNPESMWEQLRGGAAGFKLHEDWGTTPAVIDACLRVADEADVQVALHSDTLNETGFVEGTLEAIAGRAIHAYHTEGAGGGHAPDIITVASHPNVMPSSTNPTRPHTVNTLDEHLDMLMVCHHLNAAVPEDLAFAESRIRPSTIAAEDLLHDIGAISMIGSDSQAMGRIGEVVMRTWQTAHVMKKRRGALEGDPAGAKGNDNNRVRRYVAKYTICPAITHGIDHELGSIEVGKLADLVLWEPAFFGVRPHVVIKGGAIAWAAMGDANASIPTPQPVLPRPMFGAMPNVAPGLAVHFVSPTAIEDDLAARLALRRRLVPTRNVRHRGKADLPLNNAMPDIRVDPDTFTVRIDGEVWQEQPATELPMAQRYFLF
- a CDS encoding SDR family oxidoreductase; translation: MDVLVTGAVNEVGRAVAAEFRNAGHRVVITGPNADELEIAAKELEVDAIVCDNSDPDSLEENLELFPQHLDAIVNIPNPVWSEPGPHLGTLTDTGEAWLSRYESSVLTAVLTVQAIGDHLRSGAAIVNLCTLGTRDRSGATTAAKAALSAWTAEQAERMGTRGITINTIAPGQSAEANYDGLDSAEDAQDLVGAEIARLALFLTSPQARHITGQTLHVSRGVPAGVS
- a CDS encoding urease subunit beta; the protein is MIPGEYLFAPDAIELNAGATVIELDVVNTGDRPVQVGSHVHFPQSNPALDFDREAAHGHRLHIPAGTAVRFEPGVAQKVRLVPLRGRREVHGLTLDAPGRLDGGEPA
- the ureG gene encoding urease accessory protein UreG; the encoded protein is MPPHLLDGQPHQHIDRPRRVRQPGEPLRIGIGGPVGSGKTALVAALCRTLRDEISVAVLTNDIYTTEDADFLRRHAVLPDERITAVQTGGCPHTAIRDDITANLDAIEDLIATNDPLDLILVESGGDNLTATFSSGLIDVQIFVVDVAGGDKVPRKGGPGVTFSDLLVINKTDLAPMVGADLGVMARDAAAVREGRPTAMISLTEDPTAAEVLAWVRHHLDHAH
- a CDS encoding urease accessory protein UreF yields the protein MGSTDASATSALLLSLADSRLPTGSHVHSGGVEEAIAQGLVRDGATLNAYLRRRIRTHGLVAASIAAAITSGRLDPVRADAETDARTPSQAAREASRAQGRGLKRLAGSAWPHIDWPAHGRQPHLAVVYGIMGAAAGLSGRDIALVVVYTTLTGSATAGQRLLALDPAEVAVGTLALTGLCEETATLASSGLACLSDPLLDVLAEQHLTRERPLFVS
- a CDS encoding urease subunit gamma, which codes for MRLTPHEQERLLISYAAELARRRQSRGLRLNHPEAIAMITDHLLEGARDGRTVSELMASGREVLGRDDVMDGVPEMIPDVQVEATFPDGTKLVTVHHPIG
- the modA gene encoding molybdate ABC transporter substrate-binding protein — translated: MSGCGSRTTPADGATNSSAGPEAAAVRLHVLAAASLRKAFTEIGKSFESTHAGTTVEFTFAGSSDLVTQLSQGAEADLLATADSANMDKAWKAHAVINPVDFAANSLTIVAAPGNPKGIATFADLARPGLDVVVCAPQVPCGAAAATASKETGVQLNPVSEESSVTDVLNKVIAGQADAGLVYVTDAKAAGDKVTAVTFPGAQSIVNTYPIAVTTNSRNPERANQFIETVTGDVGHKTLAAAGFSAP